From Perca flavescens isolate YP-PL-M2 chromosome 19, PFLA_1.0, whole genome shotgun sequence:
GTGTCATCCAGACATTCCTGGAGAAGGAGAGTGAATTTCACCGAGCTGTTTGCTCGTCTGGATGATGAATCCAGACGAGACACAGTTGGATTCTGCGAAATGTCTGGGACTTTCCGCAACCGGTACAAAGCAGCAACATTGGTGCTTACACCTCTCCACCGGCAGGAATAATGCTAGTTAACACAAATGAACACAATATAATCCTGAGATTAGACTCTCGCTTTTTGGCCAGTCTGAACACACCATGAGTGTGTAAACCTGCACACACAATAATGCTAATGTAGTTGAACAGAATTTGTTCGCCGTCCTTCTGACAGACTAGTGCTGTGTCAACCCATAAGGTGAATTACTCTGGAGAGAAATCAAATGAGGCCTTGTTCCagactttcatttaaaaaaaaaaaaatgcagatctCACTGTATAAAAGCCAGGTTGTTGCCATGAATTTTTTCTGCAGTGAAGAAAGTTGGATTAACTATTTTTTATTGCTGATGATTTAAATCAACGTcaagttgtattttatttattaagtcgGCCTAGCCTGCTGTGCTACATGCAGGGtattgtgcatgtgtttgcagTTGCAATATGTGCTTTTATGTGGATATTTGCAATGTTTACTGAATGTTTTGGTTGAGTAGGATTTGAGTTGTAAATCACGTTTGGAACGTTACCACATACCACACGCTGGTGTAACCCCTGATGACTTTTGCGTTCTCAAGGGGCAATGGAGGTTTGCTAGGCCTGACCTGCTCTCTGGAAACCCTGAACTAGAAACTGATCTTCACTCCCTTTCCCTGCTGACAGCTTAACTGCACACCACTAACCTCAGGGGAAAGCAAGGAGGGCCAAAGGAGTATAGAAGGAGAAGAGCTATCTGGCTACATCAGTTCTTTGTGTCCTTGGTGTCTTGCTTTCACTCAAAGCAGACGTGGGGAGTCGGGCAGAAATGAAGTTGGGTGCTCATTTTCCTTGTCTACTGAGCTGTTTTCCAAAGCCACCTGGGTCGCCTCGCTGTGGGCCAGGAACACAGTCAGTCTCAGTCTCGATGATGACAAAGTTGACTTTGCTCTTTTAAAGTCAGACCACTAACTCCACAGCTCATCGTTTTAATTGATTTAATTTGAAGTTGCAGGAAGTAGTCTACTCAGTACAATAGCCAAATATTCTTTGAAGAAAAATGAGCCAATAAGacttaggctacgttcagactgcaggcaaaatcGCCTCACTTAAAAAGGATATGTCCGCAATCCACCCGACccgagttagataagtccatacatacccttctcatctccattcgtgttgtaactctgtctgatgcccccaccgctagcctagcttagcacagatcctggcggtaactggctccatctagcctagcttagcacagatcctggaggtaaccggctccatctagcctagtttagcacagatcctggaggtaaaataaataaattaaaaagtccacatgggatttgttttgatgcgTTGGATTTAACCATATTGTCAATGGATTTAACaaatcatcgaacttccaccaaTCAACGAAAcaagttctagccaatcagatgcaaagtagggcgggtctttgctgAAATGTCAGTGCGGTGCCggtgtggtctccgtggtaacgtggctaaaaaaaatggaggcaaagtttatcaaacttggagcatcTAGAGAGTGAATACAGgaagctttagttgagaaaggagttaaaataaatggcgctgggcatgaatagaggacaagaggaaaagggtggagacgggaagccgtttagcacttggtgcctcaaactgagggagccgggtgcttctgcagcgcatgtttTGGACGGCAGTAGCGGTAAGACAGGgcttgctagtcattagatgctagtcatacgagtacgttaccggcaGCGAACGCTACCGTTAAGACTGCGACTGTTCCTTtactgaccgaccgtgatacaaacaatacgtgtgtCCACGTTCATAGCGGAACACGATTTGTAAAAGCTATatgaagcccaaactgccttgacaaagctgtctgtttggagtcagcatggcaggtatttaaacataacatccTTGTCCCGGAGTCTAaacgtctagctatatgaaaagataaacaatgcaacgtttttaataaatgtaaataaaacagctaatatcaacatggacaaaatcttgAATGTACTAATTCGTTTTTTTGATGATaacctggccaaagtagtaaattttagttttcacaatgattcattgtaggattatattattgcaatatgtaagtccacattgactctttatttaacatatggttggaagaagtaaaaattgatccaaaactttttagtcttttattattgtgtaatgtcagaaggactttaactgtagtgagtgcatattgaaatattacactgttggttggcaaaaaatgcatctcaaaatgcatcagattgatgctttaaaatatggaatatttaaaattttcttccgggggagcatgcccccggacccccctagagGGGTgatatccttctcacctttttcacccctaACCCGTTTTCATGCCTGTAGTATTTTTTATCCTTTTGGcaatttttgtgtgtttttttttctgcactcttgACTATACTCAGAGTTGTTGTCCATTATCCCATCCTCTTTCAGTCACTCTATATTCTGATTTGTACTTGTCTGGAGacagtaacttttaaataaaaatcaacacatttatCTCTAGAGAGAATCGCAATGCATCTAAGAATCAattatttttcccacccctacaGCTTGCTGCCAAGATGTTCAAGAtgtgttttcagcagcagtagCTCCAGGTCACAACACTACGGTGGCCTTGACGGGCAAAGCACAAcggcaaaacaaaaacacacaacaacattttagaaaactcATTTCaggggcacctgggtagctcacctggtagagcgcgcgcccatatgtAGTGGTTCATTCCTTGACGCAGTGGCCGCAGGTTCAACAcagacctgcagccctttgttacatgtcattcccctttcatgtcttcagctgtcctattaaAATAAAGGCCTCAAATGCCTGAAAAAATtatctggaaaaaaaagaaaaattcatttcagaaaagaacatttcacaaaacatttgttgtgttttctgaaatgtgttttttcttttgctgtcaTGTTTACTATaatgtgttttctcttttttccatTGTGCTTTGCTCCTACTATGTTTCCTGTCTGGTCTTGAGTGatatctcccccccccccctcttcctAACCTCCATTACCAATCATCCTCCTTTCACTGCATTGTTCGTCAGTTGAAAATTACCCAGCATTTAGCTTAACAGCCTATAAGCCCTCGTCTGTTTGCTTTGGACTGGGTCAGTTTTAGAAACTTATATTGGCAGCAATTTCACTGTTTAGATCATTTTATTGAAATTCCACACAGTAGCATGTGGACATTAGTGCCTATTATCCTTTCTGGACCAGTTTGTGAGGTAATTGTACAACTCTATAGAGGAAGGATTTCCAGGCATAATCAGCTGTAATGTCATGGCCGACTGAATCCACATAGCTTGGTGCTTCACTCTGTTTACAGCAAATTAGTAGATACAGCCTTTTTTTCAGGCATTTCTTACATGATGACCAGCTTTTgtcaaatgtttctttttctttgaaatGGTTAATGTCTCTGACGTgctgatttctgtttttattttgtaggtaTCAGATCCACACAGGCCTTCAGCACTCAATCATCCGAGCCACCCAGCCCAACTGCCTGCCCCTTGAAAATGTCACCCTGCCCCAGAAGCTCAAGCAAGCGGGCTACTCCACCCACATGGTGGGCAAGTGGCACCTGGGCTTCTACAAGCGTGGCTGTCTGCCCACGCAGCGTGGCTTCGACACTTTCTTCGGCTCTCTGCTAGGAAGCGGTGACTACTACAGTCACTATAAATGTGAAGGGCCCGGTATGTGTGGCTACGATTTGTACGAAGGGGAGGAAGCAGCTTGGGAACAGGACCGCGGCTTGTACTCGACCGTGATGTTCACTCGAAAGGCTATCAGCATCTTAGCCAATCACAACCCTCGCAGACAACCCTTGTTTCTTTACTTAGCCTATCAGGCGGTTCATTCCCCGCTGCAGGTCCCTGCCCGCTACCTCGAGCGCTACAAGGGCATTCCAAACTTGCATCGTCGTAAATATGCCGCCATGGTGTCCTGCCTGGACGAAGCTATCCACAACCTCACGTTGGCGCTAAAACGCTACGGTTATTATGACAACACAGTTATAGTGTACTCCTCAGATAACGGAGGCCAGCCCTTAGCAGGTGGAAGCAACTGGCCCCTGAGGGGGAGTAAAGCCACCTACTGGGAAGGGGGGATTCGGGCGGTAGGCTTTGTCCACAGTCCCCTGTTGGTGAACAAAGGGACAAAATGTCGATCTTTGGTCCACATCACTGACTGGTTCCCTACGCTGGTGACACTGGGTGAGGGGACTTTAGACGAAGATCTAAGTCTGGACGGGTACGACGTCTGGGAGGCTATCAGTGAAGGCCGTCCATCTCCTCGCCAGGACATTCTTCACAACATTGACCCAATCTACATCAAAGCCAAGAATGGTTCGTGGAAGGCCGGGTATGGCTTATGGAACACAGCAATCCGGGCTGCGCTCCGGGTGGGCCACTGGAAGCTTCTGACGGGTGTCCCAGGCTACAGCGACTGGGTGCCCCCGCAGACCTTCTCCAACCAGCGGCTAACCAATCGCTACCATAATGAGCGCGTCCGTTGGGACCGGGGGAATTCCATCTGGCTGTTCAACATCACAGCCGACCCTTATGAGAGAGTGGACCTGTCCCAGCGCTACCCTCACATAGTGAAGAAGATGCTAATAAGGCTAGCGCAGTACAACAGGACTGCAGTGCCTGTACGCTACCCGGCGAAAGACCTGCGCTCTAACCCTCAGTACAATGGGGGCGTGTGGGGACCCTGGTACaaagacgagagggaggagcaAGAGGAGGACGAGAGATACAATACCTTGTTCACCAACCATCTTGGAAAAAGAAGGTGgaaaaagaaatcaaagaacagaaagttgaaaaggaAGGTAGAAGAGTAGCCTACCCCATTTGTGAAAGACTTTAACTGCCTTTTCTCAGGGATTGACACTTCCTGTTTCAGGATTGTCCTCTTCAGACATTCTATCTCGGGTTAATTTCAACTTGACtccactatatactgtatgaaaaaCAATGCGGATGGACCTTTTGAAATGCCTCAAAGGAATAAGAAAAAGATCCTCTCATTCAAACACTGTTGTCATGCATAGA
This genomic window contains:
- the arsj gene encoding arylsulfatase J isoform X2 produces the protein MYQIHTGLQHSIIRATQPNCLPLENVTLPQKLKQAGYSTHMVGKWHLGFYKRGCLPTQRGFDTFFGSLLGSGDYYSHYKCEGPGMCGYDLYEGEEAAWEQDRGLYSTVMFTRKAISILANHNPRRQPLFLYLAYQAVHSPLQVPARYLERYKGIPNLHRRKYAAMVSCLDEAIHNLTLALKRYGYYDNTVIVYSSDNGGQPLAGGSNWPLRGSKATYWEGGIRAVGFVHSPLLVNKGTKCRSLVHITDWFPTLVTLGEGTLDEDLSLDGYDVWEAISEGRPSPRQDILHNIDPIYIKAKNGSWKAGYGLWNTAIRAALRVGHWKLLTGVPGYSDWVPPQTFSNQRLTNRYHNERVRWDRGNSIWLFNITADPYERVDLSQRYPHIVKKMLIRLAQYNRTAVPVRYPAKDLRSNPQYNGGVWGPWYKDEREEQEEDERYNTLFTNHLGKRRWKKKSKNRKLKRKVEE
- the arsj gene encoding arylsulfatase J isoform X1 produces the protein MFILWVPVSLFLSFIISQTWSVQMSWDNWNAELRNRGNEFDKPSSQPHIVFILVDDQGFRDVGYHGSEIKTPTLDRLAAQGVKLENYYVQPLCSPSRSQLMTGRYQIHTGLQHSIIRATQPNCLPLENVTLPQKLKQAGYSTHMVGKWHLGFYKRGCLPTQRGFDTFFGSLLGSGDYYSHYKCEGPGMCGYDLYEGEEAAWEQDRGLYSTVMFTRKAISILANHNPRRQPLFLYLAYQAVHSPLQVPARYLERYKGIPNLHRRKYAAMVSCLDEAIHNLTLALKRYGYYDNTVIVYSSDNGGQPLAGGSNWPLRGSKATYWEGGIRAVGFVHSPLLVNKGTKCRSLVHITDWFPTLVTLGEGTLDEDLSLDGYDVWEAISEGRPSPRQDILHNIDPIYIKAKNGSWKAGYGLWNTAIRAALRVGHWKLLTGVPGYSDWVPPQTFSNQRLTNRYHNERVRWDRGNSIWLFNITADPYERVDLSQRYPHIVKKMLIRLAQYNRTAVPVRYPAKDLRSNPQYNGGVWGPWYKDEREEQEEDERYNTLFTNHLGKRRWKKKSKNRKLKRKVEE